The window AGTGACTGCTGGCTGGGCGCTGCCCCCTGCATCCCGGCCTTCACCAGCTGGTGAGGTGGGCAGGGTGTGGTGCCTCCTGGTGACCTTCCTGTGTCCCCATAGCTGCCCTCCCACCTGGCAGAACTGTCCCTGGTACACGGGGCCTCACCCAGGCTGCCGCTGCTGCCCCGGTGTCATGGTTCCCTGGAGAGTGTCCTAGGCCTGAGGGTGCTGAGTGGGGGAAGCGATGTGTCCTCCCTCGATGGCCCGGCAGGAAGGGGAACTGGCTCTAAAAAGGAGCCCCCACTGGGAGGAGGGCATGTCCCTAGAACAGGCAACCTTTGGCCATCTGGCCCAGCCTCGTCCTTGTCCCCCCACTCAGGTCTTTCTCCACGGCTCCCAGGGCCAGGTTTACCACTCCCAGCAAGTGGGGCCTCCAGGCTCAGCCATCAGCCCAGACCTGCTGCTGGACAGCAGTGGCAGTCACCTCTATGTCCTGACTGCTCACCAGGTGAGGGCCATCCTGGGGCTGAAGGGGCCAGCACACACGGCCCGAGTCTCGTGCCCATTGCCTCTCTGCTCTGCTGCCCCTCCAGGTGGACCGGATACCTGTGGCAGCCTGCCCCCAGTTCCCTGACTGTGCCAGCTGCCTCCAGGCCCAGGACCCACTGTGTGGCTGGTGTGTCCTCCAGGGCAGGTGAGCACGGGGCCTGTGCCTAGGCTTGGGCCAACAGGTGGTGTGTGCCAGGAGGCTGCCCCTGGAAGCAGCCCTAGGCATGCCAGGAGGCCAACCCTGCTTGTTGGAGAGACTCGGGGCCACCACGGAGGTCACCCATCCTGCCCCATCTCACGGAGCCATGAATCTGGTTGGCACCCGCCTTTTCCGACACCACCCAGCCTGTGGGCTCCTCATCCCAGCAGCCCCAGCCAGGGTCCAGAACCCCCACACAGCTATCCTCCAGCCGGTGCTCCACACGGCAGCCCCAGGAATCCTTTAAGGCAGCCCTGAGTCACTGTGCGTCCCTCAGCCCAGCCGCAGCTGCCTCTTAGGGCTGGAGCCCACGCCTTGGCCATGAGGCCCTGCCTGCTTGGCCCCTTTCTCTCTGGGCACAGTCCCCTTCACGCCTCCTGCTCAttgcaccccactgcactccagctgggccaGCCTCCCCAGCCCCCTGTTGCCGGTCATCCTTGGAGTCTAGGACCCCCACGGTGACCTGATGGACCCCTGCCTGGCAGGTGTACCCAGAAGGGCCAGTGCAGGCGGGCGGGCCAGCCGAACCAGTGGCTGTGGAGCTATGAGGACAGCCACTGCCTGCACATCCAGAGCCTGCTGCCGGGCCACCACCCCCGCCAGGAGCAGGGCCAGGTAAGCCGCCCACCACCACTGGGCCCTCTGGGCAGCATGACCACTGCCTGGAGCACAAACCCCGCCTGCCTCCCgtcctccttcctctcccataGCCTCTGCTGCCACCCCCAGCAGTGGCCGCCCCCTCTGCTCTGGCTCCATCTCCCGGTTTCTCCCTGCTGCATCCCAGGTCACTTTGTCCGTCCCCCGGCTGCCCATCCTGGATGCAGATGAATACTTCCATTGTGCGTTCGGGGACTATGACAGCTTGGCTCATGTAGAAGGGCCCCACGTGGCCTGTGTCACCCCTCCCCAAGACCAGGTGCCACTTAACCCTCCAGGCACAGGTGAGTGGCCCATGGGGTAGGGGGCTGGGGTGGAAGCTGGAGGGGTAATGAGCTACCTGACctgtcctgcccccactgtcccCTCCCAGACCATGTCACTGTGCCCCTGGCCCTGATGTTCGAGGACGTGGCTGTAGCTGCCACCAACTTCTCCTTTTATGACTGCAGTGCCGTCCAAGCCTTGGAGGCGGCTGCCCCGTGAGTCCCTGGGCCTGCCTCCTGGGGTAGGGGTGGCGACCCCAGAGGGCACTCAGTTGAGCAGCCGCCCTGCCCCTCTAGGTGTCGCGCTTGCGTGGGCAGCATCTGGCGGTGTCACTGGTGCCCCCAGAGTAGCCACTGCGTGTACGGAGAGCACTGCCCAGAGGGCGAGAGGACCATCTACAGCGCCCAGGAGGTGGGTGGGCCCGAACTTCGGGCAGAGACAGGGCTGTCCCTTCTCCACCCTTCCCAGACCCGCCCAGCAGTAGGCCCTTTGAGTTCTGAAGGGCTGAGGGCTCTTGTTTTCCCAGGAGGACGTCCGGGTGCGTGGCCCAGGGGCTTGCCCACAGGTCGAAGGCCTGGCAGGTCCCCACCTGGTGCCTGTGGGCTGGGAGAGCCATTTGGTCCTACGTGTGCGGAACCTTCAACATTTCCGAGTGAGCTGTCAGGAGGGAAGGGGGCAGTGCAGTGGAGTCTGCCAACAGCGTGTCCACGCTCCTGACAGCGTCCTTCCCCAGGGCCTGCCTGCCTCCTTCCACTGCTGGCTGGAGCTGCCTGGAGAACTTCGGGGACTGCCGGCCACCCTGGAGGAGACAGCAGGGGATTCAGGCCTCATCCACTGCCAGGCCCACCAGGTGAGTGGCCGCCCTCCAAACCCTCTTGCCCCCAAGCTTCTGTAGACCCTCAGGGGTCTGCCATCTTTGTGGAGAGCCTGCTTGGGGCCCATAGCCTCTGTCCGTGGGCTCCAGTCTTGGGGGGAGAGGCAGGGAACGATCACATTCATTCTGGGGGGTGGCCCAGAGGAGACAGGAGTCAGAGGTGCCCTGAGTGGGCACCCAGCCTGACCCCATACTCTGCCCACAGTTTTACCCCTCCATGTCCCAGCGGGAGCTCCCAGTGCCCATCTACGTCACCCAGGGTGAGGCCCAGAGGCTGGACAACGCCCATGCTCTTTATGGTGAGCCTGAGGGCAGCCAGGCAGGCGGGGCAGGGTGGGTGGCAGACAGGAGGCGCTCAGCACACTGCCTGACCTTCCCTAGTGATCCTGTACGACTGCGCCATGGGCCACCCCGACTGCAGCCACTGCCAAGCGGCCAACAGGAGCCTGGGCTGCCTGTGGTGTGCTGACGGCCAGCCTGCCTGTCGCTATGGGCCCTTGTGCCCACCGGGGGCTGTGGAGCTGCTGTGTCCTGCGCCCAGCATTGATGCAGTGAGTCTCCTGACGGGCCCCCACAGCCCAGTGGGCCACTTCTCCTGCCCCATACTGTCCTGTCCTCCGCGATCAGAccagccctgccccaggcccCCAAACCCCAGCAGctcggcctggctgggctggttGGCTGGCCGGGCACCCAGCACTGCAGAGTGGAGTGTGGGTGCGGGGGATCCCATCTGCCATCATTTGCCTGCTGCAGGTCGAGCCCCTGACCGGTCCCCCTGAGGGAGGCTTGGCCCTCACCATCCTGGGCTCCAACCTGGGCCGGGCCTTCGCCGACGTGCAGTACGCCGTGAGCGTGGCCAGCCGGCCCTGCAACCCTGAGCCCTCTCTCTACCGCACCTCGGCCCGGTGAGGCACTTGGAGGGGTGAGGATGGGTGGGGAGGCCCTCAGAGATGGCCACCCAGAGATAAGGAAGGCCTGTGGCCAAGAAACCTGGGGCACTCGGTCAGGGGAGGGGTGGAGAAGGTGCGCTCGGTAGCAGCTGGTGGGCTGTCCCCTGCGTCCCTGGGCCCTGAGCAGCTCCCAGGCCTCCGCTTTCCAGGATTGTGTGTGTGACATCTCCTGCCCCCAATGGCACCACTGGGCCCGTCCGGGTGGCCATTAAGAGCCAGCCACCAGGCATCTCAAGCCAGCACTTCACCTACCAGGTCAGTGGCCTCCCAGGTGCACCCTACACAGGGGAGGGTACGAGGGAGGGCCAGGAAGGACAGGCGCCTAATGAGGATGTCAAGCTGGCTCTGCCGGGAGCAGGAAGCACCGCTGCATGCCTAGGAGGGAAGCCATGGCACGTGAGTGGAGGTGGGCAGCCAGGTCAGTCTGGGGCACGAAGCTCTCGGGACCTGTTGCCCTGGGCACTTGGTGGCACCGTTTCCCGGGTGGGAAGCCTGGGACAGGAgcagtgggggcaggggtgggttcTGCCCAAAGAGGCAACTGGATTTGAGAGTTTAGAGCTCCAGGTCTGGGGGCTGTAAGCTGTGGTGGGGAGGAGGCTGTCCCAAGGGGGACAGAGTGGCAGTGAGGATGAAAGAGCCCCACTCCTACTCCCCATGcggcaggggtgggtgggaggacGGTGGCCAGTGTGCAGTGGCCTCAGGAAGGAGGGCGTGGTCCACTTTGGCCCCAGGAGGTGAAGCCCAGAGATGACCTGCGCTTCAGAACCGGAGGGCCTTGGGCATGGCCCAGGGGGGTGAAAGGGCCAGGCTGGGCTGCCGTGCCTACCCAGCCCGCGCTGTTCCCCAGGACCCTGTCCTGCTGAGCCTGAGTCCTCGCTGGGGCCCCCAGGCAGGGGGCACCCAGCTCACCATCCGAGGTCAGCACCTCCAGACAGGTGGCAACACCAGTGCCTTCGTGGGTGGCCAACCCTGTCCCATGTGAGTCCCGGCCTGGCTGCCGTCGGGTGGTGGGCACTCCCATAGGCCTCAGCGTCCTTTCTACACAGTGGGGGTGGTACATTCAGAGAAGTGGTTGCTGTGGCCACCCCCAGTGGTCCCTGCCCTTGTCAAGGCAGGCAAAGTAGGGCTTCTCCTACGGGGGTTGGGCCAGGGCTCGGGTAGAGGGGCGGTAGTTAGAGCCGAGATGAGAGACCCCACTACCCATCCTGCAGCCTGGAGCCAGTGTGTCCGGAAGCCATCGTGTGCCGCACCAGGCCCCAGGCTGTCCCAGGAGAAGCAGCAGTCCTTGTGGTCTTTGGCCATGCCCAGCGCACACTGCTCGCCAGCCCCTTCCGCTACACCGCCAACCCCCGGCTTGTAGCAGCGGAGCCCAGTGCCAGCTTCCGGGGGTGAGGATCAGCCCACAGGCCAGCCTGTGCAccaggaaggagggaaggtggGATGGGGGCTGGGCTGTGTTGCCCACCGCCCGCCCACACCCGACTGCCATCCTGGTACAGGGGTGGGCGACTGATCCGTGTCAGGGGCACCGGCCTAGACGTGGTGCAGCGGCCCCTGCTGTCTGTGTGGCTGGAGGCTGACACAGAGGTGCAGGCTTCCAGGGCCCAGCCCCAGGACTCACAGCCAAGGAGGAGCTGTGGAGCCCCTGCTGCGGACCCCCAGGCTTGTATCCAGCTTGGTGGGGGGCTGCTGCAGGTGAGCCCCTCACCAGCAGGCGACAGGGCTGTCCCCGACCATGCCCATGcccagtggggagggggagggcaggCCACCATGCCCCTAGCAGCGCATAGTGGAGCCCAGCTCACTCCATCTGCGGTCGGCCCTGAATGCCCCACAGTGCTCCACTGTCTGCTCCGTCAACTCGTCCAGCCTCCTCCTGTGCCGGAGccctgctgtgccagacagagcCCGCCCGCAGCGGGTCTTCTTCATCCTGGACAACGTGCAAGTGGACTTCGCCAGCGCCAGTGGGGGCCAGGGCTTCCTGTACCAGCCCAACCCCCGCCTGGCACCCCTCAGCCGCGAGGGGCCTGCCCGCCCCTACCGCCTCAAGCCAGGCCATGTCCTGGATGTGGAGGTGAGGGCCACCTTCAACCCTGCCCCGCCAGGGCGCTCAGGCCGCCTCTGTGGGGGCCAGCGGCTTAGGCTCCCATGTGTGTCCCAGGGCGAGGGCCTCAACCTGGGCATCAGCAAGGAGGAGGTGCGCGTGCACATCGGCCGCGGCGAGTGCCTGGTGAAGACGCTCACGCGCAACCACCTGTACTGCGAGCCGCCTGCGCACGCTCCGCAGCCTGCCAATGGCTCCGGCCTGCCACAGTTCGTGGTGAGTCTGTGCCCTGGGTGGGCAGGTGGACCGGGTGCCGCCGGCATGCACTCAGGAGCCGTGCCCCCCCAGGTGCAGATGGGCAATGTGCAGCTGGCTCTGGGCCCTGTGCAGTACGAGGCTGAACCCCTGCTGTCTGCCTTTCCCgtggaggcccaggcaggcgtgGGCATGGGTGCTGCAGTGCTGATCGCCGCCGTGCTCCTCCTCACCCTCATGTACAGGTGAGACCCGCCCACCCCCAGCACACTTCCCTCCTCGCCATTGGCAAGGGTGCCCTGGCAGGCGGCTAGCCTGGCCGTGGCCCTGGCTGATGCTGGCCCCGGGCTGCAGGCACAAGAGCAAGCAGGCCCTGCGGGACTACCAGAAGGTGCTACTGCAGCTGGAGAGCCTGGAGACCGGAGTGGGAGACCAGTGCCGCAAGGAGTTCACAGGTGGGTGCGGAGGCAGGGGGGACAGGGTGCCCACGAGGCCTGAACTCACACCTCGGCGCCTCCTGGCCCGCAGACCTCATGACGGAGATGACCGACCTCAGCAGCGACCTGGAGGCCAGCGGGATCCCCTTCCTGGACTACCGCACCTATGCCGAGCGCGCCTTCTTCCCTGGCCATGGCGGTtgcccgctgcagcccaagcctGAGGGGCCAGGGGAGGACGGCCGCTGTGCCACTGTGTGCCAGGGCCTCACACAGCTCTCCAACCTGCTCAACAGCAAGCTCTTCCTCCTCACGGTGAGGGCTGCATGGCGGGAGTCCCCGGTGGGcaaggaggtggggctggggaacTACTGGCCTGAGACAAAGGTGGGGGAGGAGTGGGACTTCCCGGGATGAGCCTCCGACCCCTGCCCAGCTCATCCATACCCTGGAGGAGCAGCCCAGCTTTTCCCAGAGGGATCGCTGCCACGTGGCTTCGCTGCTGTCGCTAGCACTACATGGCAAGCTGGAGTACCTGACTGACATCATGAGGACCCTGCTGGGTGACCTAGCGGCCCATTACGTGCACAGGAACCCCAAGCTCATGCTACGCAGGTTGGCCTTGACCTGGACCCAGTGGCGGGGATGCGGGCTTGCCACAGACCTGCCCCCATCGCATCCTGGGCGGGCTCTGTCCAGGGGCGGGTGGGGCCAGGAAGCCCCAGCAGGTGGAGGGAAGGAAAGTGAGATGTCCTCAGCAGGGACACAGGCACAAAGGCCTGACCCTGTGGCCGGCTCCCCGCAGGACAGAGACCATGGTGGAGAAACTGCTCACCAACTGGCTGTCCATCTGCCTGTACGCCTTCCTGAGGGTGAGGGGCACTGTCCCGCCTGCCCCCAGCCCTGAGTGGCAGACTCCTCCCCTCTTGCCATGAGGGGGCTGCTGCCTGCGCCCTACCTGACCAAGGCCCGGCAAGGGCGGCTTTGGAAACGGAAGGACTTTGAACCCTCTCCGGGGCTGGAGGCGAGGCAGAGGCGAGAAGGGCTGTCATCGATCCCCCCTCGCTTGGCTGATGCTGGCTCATCTTGGCAATGCAGGAGGTGGCTGGTGAGCCACTGTACATGCTCTTCCGGGCCATCCAGTACCAGGTGGACAAAGGCCCCGTGGATGCCGTGACAGGCAAGGCCAAACGGACCCTGAATGATAGCCGCTTGCTGCGGGAGGACGTGGAGTTCCAGCCCCTGACGCTGATGGTGCTGGTGGGGCCCGGGGCTGGCGGGGCCGCAGGCAGCAGCGAGATGCAGCACGTGCCAGCCCGGGTGCTCGACACGGACACCATCACCCAGGTCAAGGAGAAGGTGTTGGACCAAGTCTACAAGGGCACCCCCTTCTCCCAGAGGCCCTCAGTGCATGCCCTAGACCTTGGTGAGAGAGCCAGCCCTGCCCACCCACCCCAGGGACCCTTCCCTACCCCTCCGGCACCGGGAGCCTCTCAGCTGTGTCTTACTATGAATGTGGGGCATGGAGAACAGGCTGTAGactatctgcttccctgactccCTCCAGAGTGGCGCTCGGGCCTGGCTGGTCACCTGACCCTATCGGATGAAGACTTGACCTCCGTGACCCAAAACCACTGGAAGAGACTCAACACCTTGCAGCACTACAAGGTGTGAGCAGTGGCGTGGCGAGGCGAGGCAGGGCAGGGCGGggctggggcggggcggggcggggaggggcggggcagggcgaggctggggcagggcggggctggggcggggcagggtgaggcagggcagggtggggtcGGTGTAGGCGCCTGGCTAGGGATCAGCACAGCCTCTGCTCCCCATCTCTGCCAGGTCCCCAATGGAGCAACAGTGGGGCTCGTCCCTCAGCTGCACAGTGGCAGCACCATCTCCCAGAGCCTGGCCCAGAGGTGCCCCTTGGGAGAGAGTGAGTCCCTCAGGGTCGGCCCTGACCTGGGGCCACTGGAGTCCAGGTTGGGAAGGCAGAACTCCTGGCCACGCATCTGCCTCAGCTTCATCCCCCACCCCACCGAGATCTTCTGcccatctctccttcctttcttccagtccccaccctgccccaccttGTCGGGGGAGTGGACTGGGCATCCCAGGCCAGGGGCAGGGGGTATAGCCCTGAAGCCAGGCTCCTGTGCCCTCAGACATCCCCACGCTGGAGGATGGCGAGGAAGGGGGGGTGTGCCTCTGGCACCTGGTGAAAGCCACCGAGGAGCCAGAAGGGACCAAGGTGCGGTGCAGCAGCCTACGGGAGCGGGAGCCAGCAAGGGCCAAGGCCATTCCGGAAATCTACCTCACCCGTCTGCTGTCCATGAAGGTTGGTGCGGCCTGGGCGGCTGGGCCTGAGAGGAGGCTCAGCCAGGGACCCCGACCAAGCCAGGGTGTGGGAGGAGCAGGGGCAGCCTCAGACGTGGACGGCCCCCACACCCTGCCGTCCACACGGCCCTTATCCCTTGCCTCGCAGGGCACGCTGCAGAAGTTTGTGGACGACACCTTCCAGGCCATTCTCAGTGTGAACCGGCCCATCCCCATCGCCGTCAAGTACCTGTTTGACCTTCTGGATGAGCTAGCAGAGAAGCACGGCATCGAGGACCCAGGGACCCTGCACATCTGGAAGACTAACAGGTGCCTTTCCTGCTGCCGCACCCCTGCTGTGCACATGGTCCACTGAGTCCCAGAGGGACCAGGACATTCCCAGGGTGGATGCCCCCACCTGGGGTTTCTGGAACTTACAGGAAGATCTAGGGCCCAGGTCACCTGGGCCACCAGGCCAGCTTCCAGCGGCCCCTGGCCCCGAGTGTGTTGCCAGTAGGCTGGAGTTCATGGGGCGGAGATCACAATGGCAGGCCAGGGCCTCACGCCCACGCCTGCCCTGCGCCCCCAGTCTGCTGCTGCGGTTCTGGGTGAATGCCTTGAAGAACCCACAGCTCATCTTTGATGTGCGGGTGTCGGACAATGTGGACGCCATCCTTGCTGTCATCGCCCAGACCTTCATTGACTCCTGTACCACCTCGGAGCACAAAGTGGGCCGGGTGAGAGCAGTGCCAACAGCAGCAGCTGGCAGGGACTTGAGGAGGAAAGGCTTATGGGGGAAGCCTAGAGGGCTCTGCACAGACCTTTGGGTGGGCAGTGGCAGCATCATGGGGGCGCCTTCACCTCCTAGCTCATGCCTAGTGCCTCCCCTCCCTCCGGAGCAGGATTCCCCAGTGAACAAACTGCTCTACGCCCGGGAGATCCCACGCTACAAGCAGATGGTGGAGAGGTGGGTGTCAGAGGCATCGGGGCTGCGGGGATGGGGGCTGCCCCACGCCTAACTCAGTCTGCTCCTCCAGATACTATGCGGACATTCGCCAGAGCTCTCCGGCGAGCTACCAGGAGATGAACTCTGCCCTGGCTGAGCTCTCCGGGGTGAGGCATGGCCCGGGGGGTGCGCCTGTCCACATGTGGGTGGAAAGACTAGCAGAGCAGAGTGGGGAAGACTTGGGGCTTGAGGACCAGGCTGGGACCTCACTGCCCCCCTCCACGTGGTGCCCCCAGAACTACACTTCTGCTCCCCACTGTCTGGAGGCTCTGCAAGAACTCTACAACCACATCCACAGGTACTACGATCAGGTGAGGCCCAGGGTGCTCCGGAGGGGAGGCGCAGTGGAGCGGGAGGCCCGTGGACCCTCCCGGGGGAGCAGGGGTGCCAGCCCATGCTGGCGGGACCCAGGCTGGGGAAGGGACTCGGCTTTCATTCCAATTCCCCAGGGAGACCCCAGGCAGCCCCCACTGGATCCCGAGGCTCCTGCGGAGATGGAAGCAGGGTGGGTGGCCCTGGGCCAGCAGGCAGAGGGGCAGGCTCAGACAGGCACCCTCCTCTGCCCGGGCAGATTATCAGTGCCCTGGAGGAGGACCCTGTGGGCCAGAAGCTGCAGCTGGCCTGCCGCCTGCAGCAGGTCGCCGCCCTGGTGGAGAACAAAGTGACTGACCTGTGAGCTCTGGGCTCAGACAGCAGCAAGCCGGATCCACCACCACCGCAGTGCCTTATGACCCCGGAACCGAGCCAGCCACTGAGGGGAGCCGGCAGAGCCTGGGGGCACAGGGTGcaaagccaggcactgtgcccagcagtgGGCTCCCTGCCTGCCACCTCCCCTGCCAGCCCGCCCACCTTCCCCCCACCTGGGATTGTTTCTAATTTATAAGgatccccctccttccccctctccccattGTATTTATTTGCCTGCTGGAAAATCACATccggaaataaaatagaaatgtctttttattttactttgagacggagtctcactttctctcccaggctggagtgcagtggcgcaatctcggctcactgcaacctctgtttcccaggttcaagcaattcttctgcctcagtctcccgagtagctggaactacaggcatgtgccaccatacctgactaattttggtatttttagtaaagacatagTTTCCCCATGtcggacaggctggtct of the Pongo abelii isolate AG06213 chromosome X, NHGRI_mPonAbe1-v2.0_pri, whole genome shotgun sequence genome contains:
- the PLXNB3 gene encoding plexin-B3 isoform X3, with the protein product MKEFSPCVLVRACMHPSLPLAPALGHCLCPSLCLPLSVPPLSPRLRSLSLILHLSASLPPSRALSTLASLHPTFHLPLLRAPTALTCAVSQAPVMAHWPPFGLCLLLLLLSSPPLPLTGAHRFSAPNTTLNHLALAPGRGTLYVGAVNHLFQLGPELQLEAVAVTGPVIDSPDCVPFRDPAECPQAQLTDNANQLLLVSSRAQELVACGQVRQGVCETRRLGDVAEVLYQAEDPGDGQFVAANTPGVATVGLVVPLPGRDLLLVARGLAGKLSAGVPPLAIRQLAGSQPFSSEGLGRLVVGDFSDYNNSYVGAFADARSAYFVFRRRGARAQAEYRSYVARVCLGDTNLYSYVEVPLACQGQGLIQAAFLAPGTLLGAFAAGPRGTQAALCAFPMAELGASMEQARRLCYTAGGRGPSGAEEATVEYGVTSRCVTLPLDSPESYPCGDEHTPSPIAGRQPLEVQPLLKLGQPVSAVAALQADGHMIAFLGDTQGQLHKVFLHGSQGQVYHSQQVGPPGSAISPDLLLDSSGSHLYVLTAHQVDRIPVAACPQFPDCASCLQAQDPLCGWCVLQGRCTQKGQCRRAGQPNQWLWSYEDSHCLHIQSLLPGHHPRQEQGQVTLSVPRLPILDADEYFHCAFGDYDSLAHVEGPHVACVTPPQDQVPLNPPGTDHVTVPLALMFEDVAVAATNFSFYDCSAVQALEAAAPCRACVGSIWRCHWCPQSSHCVYGEHCPEGERTIYSAQEEDVRVRGPGACPQVEGLAGPHLVPVGWESHLVLRVRNLQHFRGLPASFHCWLELPGELRGLPATLEETAGDSGLIHCQAHQFYPSMSQRELPVPIYVTQGEAQRLDNAHALYVILYDCAMGHPDCSHCQAANRSLGCLWCADGQPACRYGPLCPPGAVELLCPAPSIDAVEPLTGPPEGGLALTILGSNLGRAFADVQYAVSVASRPCNPEPSLYRTSARIVCVTSPAPNGTTGPVRVAIKSQPPGISSQHFTYQDPVLLSLSPRWGPQAGGTQLTIRGQHLQTGGNTSAFVGGQPCPILEPVCPEAIVCRTRPQAVPGEAAVLVVFGHAQRTLLASPFRYTANPRLVAAEPSASFRGGGRLIRVRGTGLDVVQRPLLSVWLEADTEVQASRAQPQDSQPRRSCGAPAADPQACIQLGGGLLQCSTVCSVNSSSLLLCRSPAVPDRARPQRVFFILDNVQVDFASASGGQGFLYQPNPRLAPLSREGPARPYRLKPGHVLDVEGEGLNLGISKEEVRVHIGRGECLVKTLTRNHLYCEPPAHAPQPANGSGLPQFVVQMGNVQLALGPVQYEAEPLLSAFPVEAQAGVGMGAAVLIAAVLLLTLMYRHKSKQALRDYQKVLLQLESLETGVGDQCRKEFTDLMTEMTDLSSDLEASGIPFLDYRTYAERAFFPGHGGCPLQPKPEGPGEDGRCATVCQGLTQLSNLLNSKLFLLTLIHTLEEQPSFSQRDRCHVASLLSLALHGKLEYLTDIMRTLLGDLAAHYVHRNPKLMLRRTETMVEKLLTNWLSICLYAFLREVAGEPLYMLFRAIQYQVDKGPVDAVTGKAKRTLNDSRLLREDVEFQPLTLMVLVGPGAGGAAGSSEMQHVPARVLDTDTITQVKEKVLDQVYKGTPFSQRPSVHALDLEWRSGLAGHLTLSDEDLTSVTQNHWKRLNTLQHYKVPNGATVGLVPQLHSGSTISQSLAQRCPLGENIPTLEDGEEGGVCLWHLVKATEEPEGTKVRCSSLREREPARAKAIPEIYLTRLLSMKVGAAWAAGPERRLSQGPRPSQGVGGAGAASDVDGPHTLPSTRPLSLASQGTLQKFVDDTFQAILSVNRPIPIAVKYLFDLLDELAEKHGIEDPGTLHIWKTNSLLLRFWVNALKNPQLIFDVRVSDNVDAILAVIAQTFIDSCTTSEHKVGRVRAVPTAAAGRDLRRKGLWGKPRGLCTDLWVGSGSIMGAPSPPSSCLVPPLPPEQDSPVNKLLYAREIPRYKQMVERYYADIRQSSPASYQEMNSALAELSGVRHGPGGAPVHMWVERLAEQSGEDLGLEDQAGTSLPPSTWCPQNYTSAPHCLEALQELYNHIHRYYDQIISALEEDPVGQKLQLACRLQQVAALVENKVTDL
- the PLXNB3 gene encoding plexin-B3 isoform X11, which gives rise to MKEFSPCVLVRACMHPSLPLAPALGHCLCPSLCLPLSVPPLSPRLRSLSLILHLSASLPPSRALSTLASLHPTFHLPLLRAPTALTCAVSQAPVMAHWPPFGLCLLLLLLSSPPLPLTGAHRFSAPNTTLNHLALAPGRGTLYVGAVNHLFQLGPELQLEAVAVTGPVIDSPDCVPFRDPAECPQAQLTDNANQLLLVSSRAQELVACGQVRQGVCETRRLGDVAEVLYQAEDPGDGQFVAANTPGVATVGLVVPLPGRDLLLVARGLAGKLSAGVPPLAIRQLAGSQPFSSEGLGRLVVGDFSDYNNSYVGAFADARSAYFVFRRRGARAQAEYRSYVARVCLGDTNLYSYVEVPLACQGQGLIQAAFLAPGTLLGAFAAGPRGTQAALCAFPMAELGASMEQARRLCYTAGGRGPSGAEEATVEYGVTSRCVTLPLDSPESYPCGDEHTPSPIAGRQPLEVQPLLKLGQPVSAVAALQADGHMIAFLGDTQGQLHKVFLHGSQGQVYHSQQVGPPGSAISPDLLLDSSGSHLYVLTAHQVDRIPVAACPQFPDCASCLQAQDPLCGWCVLQGRCTQKGQCRRAGQPNQWLWSYEDSHCLHIQSLLPGHHPRQEQGQVTLSVPRLPILDADEYFHCAFGDYDSLAHVEGPHVACVTPPQDQVPLNPPGTDHVTVPLALMFEDVAVAATNFSFYDCSAVQALEAAAPCRACVGSIWRCHWCPQSSHCVYGEHCPEGERTIYSAQEEDVRVRGPGACPQVEGLAGPHLVPVGWESHLVLRVRNLQHFRGLPASFHCWLELPGELRGLPATLEETAGDSGLIHCQAHQFYPSMSQRELPVPIYVTQGEAQRLDNAHALYVILYDCAMGHPDCSHCQAANRSLGCLWCADGQPACRYGPLCPPGAVELLCPAPSIDAVEPLTGPPEGGLALTILGSNLGRAFADVQYAVSVASRPCNPEPSLYRTSARIVCVTSPAPNGTTGPVRVAIKSQPPGISSQHFTYQDPVLLSLSPRWGPQAGGTQLTIRGQHLQTGGNTSAFVGGQPCPILEPVCPEAIVCRTRPQAVPGEAAVLVVFGHAQRTLLASPFRYTANPRLVAAEPSASFRGGGRLIRVRGTGLDVVQRPLLSVWLEADTEVQASRAQPQDSQPRRSCGAPAADPQACIQLGGGLLQCSTVCSVNSSSLLLCRSPAVPDRARPQRVFFILDNVQVDFASASGGQGFLYQPNPRLAPLSREGPARPYRLKPGHVLDVEGEGLNLGISKEEVRVHIGRGECLVKTLTRNHLYCEPPAHAPQPANGSGLPQFVVQMGNVQLALGPVQYEAEPLLSAFPVEAQAGVGMGAAVLIAAVLLLTLMYRHKSKQALRDYQKVLLQLESLETGVGDQCRKEFTDLMTEMTDLSSDLEASGIPFLDYRTYAERAFFPGHGGCPLQPKPEGPGEDGRCATVCQGLTQLSNLLNSKLFLLTLIHTLEEQPSFSQRDRCHVASLLSLALHGKLEYLTDIMRTLLGDLAAHYVHRNPKLMLRRTETMVEKLLTNWLSICLYAFLREVAGEPLYMLFRAIQYQVDKGPVDAVTGKAKRTLNDSRLLREDVEFQPLTLMVLVGPGAGGAAGSSEMQHVPARVLDTDTITQVKEKVLDQVYKGTPFSQRPSVHALDLEWRSGLAGHLTLSDEDLTSVTQNHWKRLNTLQHYKVPNGATVGLVPQLHSGSTISQSLAQRCPLGENIPTLEDGEEGGVCLWHLVKATEEPEGTKVRCSSLREREPARAKAIPEIYLTRLLSMKGTLQKFVDDTFQAILSVNRPIPIAVKYLFDLLDELAEKHGIEDPGTLHIWKTNSLLLRFWVNALKNPQLIFDVRVSDNVDAILAVIAQTFIDSCTTSEHKVGRDSPVNKLLYAREIPRYKQMVERYYADIRQSSPASYQEMNSALAELSGVRHGPGGAPVHMWVERLAEQSGEDLGLEDQAGTSLPPSTWCPQNYTSAPHCLEALQELYNHIHRYYDQIISALEEDPVGQKLQLACRLQQVAALVENKVTDL